Proteins encoded within one genomic window of Methanosarcina barkeri str. Wiesmoor:
- the gatA gene encoding Asp-tRNA(Asn)/Glu-tRNA(Gln) amidotransferase subunit GatA yields MAKWMSVAQVKEKIKESSAEEVTAQYLDTIGKSKVNGYITVSEKALEQAKKIDVEGHNGPLAGVPIAIKDNISVVGLPNSCGSKILEDYIPPFNAYVIEKLLAAGAVILGKTNMDEFAMGSSTETSYFGPTANPWDLERVPGGSSGGSAAVVAAGEAPFALGSDTGGSVRCPAAFCGVVGLKPTYGAVSRYGVVAYANSLEQVGPLANNVTDIAVLMDVIAGYDRKDSTSIDSKTEYQKALIEDVKGLKIGVPKEFFGEGIHPDVEKAVWNAIHKCEDLGASWEEVSMPHIKYALASYYIIAMSEASSNLARFDGTRYGYRASGENWHAMVSKTRAEGFGTEVKRRILLGTYALSAGYHDKYYLKALKVRTLVKQDFDKALSKVDVLMAPTMPNPAFKIGEKIEDPLTLYLSDVNTCPINLAGVPSLSVPCGFTDGLPIGLQIMGKPFDEPAVLRAAYTFEQNTDYHTKRPPEVA; encoded by the coding sequence ATGGCAAAATGGATGAGTGTTGCACAGGTAAAAGAGAAAATTAAGGAAAGCTCAGCCGAGGAAGTAACAGCTCAGTATCTCGATACTATAGGAAAGAGCAAAGTTAATGGTTATATAACGGTCTCTGAGAAAGCTCTTGAGCAGGCGAAGAAAATTGATGTTGAGGGGCACAATGGCCCTCTTGCAGGCGTGCCAATTGCAATAAAAGATAATATTTCCGTAGTTGGACTGCCAAACAGTTGCGGTTCAAAAATTCTTGAGGACTATATCCCGCCATTCAATGCTTATGTTATTGAAAAGCTTCTCGCTGCAGGTGCCGTAATCCTGGGAAAGACCAACATGGATGAGTTTGCAATGGGTTCTTCTACGGAAACCAGCTACTTTGGGCCGACTGCAAACCCCTGGGACCTTGAAAGAGTACCGGGTGGGTCTTCCGGTGGCAGTGCAGCAGTTGTTGCAGCAGGAGAAGCTCCTTTTGCTCTCGGTTCTGACACAGGAGGTTCTGTACGCTGCCCTGCAGCTTTCTGTGGGGTTGTTGGACTTAAACCAACGTATGGAGCCGTTTCTAGATATGGAGTTGTAGCTTATGCAAACTCTCTTGAACAGGTTGGGCCTCTTGCAAACAATGTGACAGACATTGCTGTGCTGATGGATGTTATAGCAGGTTATGACCGCAAGGATTCGACTTCAATTGACAGCAAAACCGAATACCAAAAAGCTCTTATCGAAGATGTAAAAGGGCTTAAAATCGGGGTTCCAAAGGAGTTTTTCGGAGAAGGTATCCATCCAGATGTCGAAAAAGCCGTCTGGAACGCCATACACAAATGCGAAGATCTCGGAGCGTCCTGGGAAGAGGTTTCTATGCCTCATATAAAGTATGCTCTTGCTTCTTATTATATCATCGCAATGAGTGAAGCATCCTCAAACCTTGCGAGATTTGACGGAACACGCTACGGATATAGAGCAAGCGGTGAAAACTGGCATGCCATGGTTTCAAAAACAAGAGCTGAGGGCTTTGGAACAGAAGTGAAAAGAAGAATTCTCCTTGGAACCTATGCCCTTTCAGCAGGATATCACGACAAGTATTATTTAAAGGCCCTGAAGGTCAGAACTCTTGTGAAGCAGGACTTTGACAAGGCTCTCTCAAAAGTTGATGTGCTTATGGCTCCAACTATGCCAAACCCTGCTTTTAAGATAGGAGAAAAGATTGAAGATCCGCTTACCCTCTATCTCTCGGATGTGAATACCTGCCCGATCAATCTTGCAGGGGTACCCTCACTTTCCGTGCCCTGCGGTTTCACTGACGGTCTTCCGATAGGACTTCAGATAATGGGCAAGCCATTTGACGAGCCTGCTGTGCTGCGTGCAGCATATACTTTCGAGCAAAATACTGATTATCACACAAAGAGACCTCCGGAGGTGGCATAA
- the gatB gene encoding Asp-tRNA(Asn)/Glu-tRNA(Gln) amidotransferase subunit GatB, with the protein MVYENPDGVRIGLEIHIQLNKLKTKMFCGCSTDYHNAAPNTHTCPICLGLPGTLPVLNKKAVEAAIKVGLALEGEIAEETQFHRKNYFYPDLPKGFQITQYDFPIVSNGKVVIEGEDGEHTVGITRAHMEEDPGKLVHIGSIEKSKGVLIDYNRSGVPLIETVTEPDMRSPKEARRFLDKFRNILEYLDVFDGNLEGAMRVDANVSVHWGTRVEVKNISSHKGVEKALLYEIMRQKNVIRRGGKVSQETRHFDEGRGVTLSMRTKEEAEDYRYFREPDLMPMRITGWIPSIKKTLPELPDAKRARFIEQYGITDMHAKSLTSKIMLADFYESVCAKGVDPKIAATWTADVFLGELNYRDLEISSYDGKKIGFIHAKDPGIKNSIKASDMVELINLFAEGKISDRAAVEVIRTMLDAAEEKTPSQIIEEKGLFKAEDDLVTKAIAETIAENEAAVQDYIGGTEKSLNFLVGQVMKKTKGTADAKTARELIIKELKG; encoded by the coding sequence ATGGTCTATGAAAATCCTGACGGAGTAAGAATCGGGCTTGAGATCCATATTCAATTGAATAAACTTAAGACCAAGATGTTTTGTGGTTGTTCTACAGACTATCACAATGCAGCCCCAAACACTCACACCTGTCCAATCTGTCTGGGCCTTCCGGGAACACTTCCGGTTCTGAACAAAAAAGCAGTTGAAGCCGCAATTAAAGTAGGACTTGCCCTTGAAGGAGAGATCGCAGAAGAGACACAGTTCCACAGGAAGAACTATTTCTATCCTGATCTTCCCAAAGGTTTCCAGATTACGCAGTATGATTTCCCAATCGTAAGCAACGGGAAAGTTGTAATTGAAGGAGAAGACGGAGAACATACGGTAGGGATTACAAGAGCCCACATGGAAGAAGACCCAGGCAAACTTGTGCACATCGGAAGTATAGAGAAGTCGAAAGGTGTCCTTATCGATTATAACAGATCAGGCGTGCCCCTGATTGAGACTGTTACAGAACCTGATATGCGCAGCCCCAAAGAAGCTAGAAGGTTCCTTGATAAGTTCAGGAATATCCTTGAGTATCTGGATGTTTTTGATGGTAACCTTGAAGGAGCAATGCGTGTGGATGCAAACGTTTCAGTCCACTGGGGTACCCGTGTTGAGGTTAAGAATATCTCTTCGCATAAAGGAGTTGAAAAAGCTCTTCTTTATGAGATTATGCGCCAGAAGAATGTAATCCGGCGTGGAGGAAAAGTCTCACAGGAGACTCGTCACTTCGATGAAGGTAGAGGCGTAACGCTCTCAATGAGAACAAAAGAGGAAGCTGAGGATTACCGTTACTTCCGCGAACCTGACCTTATGCCTATGCGCATTACCGGTTGGATTCCTTCAATTAAGAAAACTCTACCTGAACTTCCAGACGCAAAACGTGCTCGTTTTATAGAGCAGTACGGAATTACGGATATGCATGCAAAGTCTCTTACATCAAAGATTATGCTTGCTGACTTCTATGAAAGCGTCTGTGCAAAAGGAGTGGACCCGAAGATTGCAGCTACCTGGACGGCTGATGTCTTCCTTGGAGAATTAAATTATCGTGACCTTGAAATCTCCTCTTATGACGGGAAGAAAATAGGTTTTATCCACGCAAAAGACCCAGGGATAAAGAATTCCATAAAGGCTTCAGATATGGTAGAACTGATTAACCTTTTTGCCGAAGGTAAAATCAGTGACAGGGCTGCCGTTGAAGTCATTCGAACTATGCTGGACGCTGCGGAGGAAAAGACCCCGTCTCAGATTATCGAAGAAAAGGGCCTTTTCAAAGCCGAAGACGACCTAGTGACTAAAGCAATTGCTGAAACAATCGCCGAAAATGAAGCTGCAGTACAGGACTATATTGGAGGCACGGAGAAATCACTGAACTTCCTCGTGGGACAGGTCATGAAAAAGACAAAAGGTACGGCAGATGCAAAAACTGCACGCGAACTGATAATTAAAGAACTGAAAGGGTAA
- the htpX gene encoding zinc metalloprotease HtpX — translation MKNMLKTTILLATLTGLLVLIGDYFGGTGGMIIAFLFAIIMNFGSYWYSDKIVLKMYRAKEVSPAEAPNLHRIVDGLAMKAGIPKPKVYIVESGMPNAFATGRNPEHAAVAATTGILELLSYEEMEGVLAHELAHVKNRDTLISAIAATLAGVITMLAHWAQWAAIFGGFGGNRDDDNGGIIGLIAMAILAPLAATLIQLAISRSREYAADAEGASISRKPWALANALEKLEYGNSHYKPRVSDVQAKESSAHMFIVNPLKGGAIQSLFSTHPVTEERVRRLRAMRF, via the coding sequence ATGAAGAACATGCTTAAAACTACAATTTTGCTTGCCACCCTTACAGGCCTCCTGGTTCTGATAGGAGACTACTTTGGAGGTACGGGCGGAATGATTATTGCGTTCCTGTTTGCAATAATTATGAATTTTGGAAGTTACTGGTACAGCGACAAAATAGTACTCAAAATGTACAGGGCAAAGGAAGTCTCACCTGCGGAAGCTCCGAACCTGCACAGGATCGTCGATGGACTGGCTATGAAAGCAGGAATCCCAAAGCCCAAAGTGTATATCGTAGAATCCGGAATGCCAAATGCCTTTGCAACCGGAAGAAACCCAGAGCATGCGGCTGTGGCTGCTACAACTGGAATTCTTGAGTTACTATCTTATGAAGAAATGGAAGGCGTGCTGGCACACGAGCTTGCACATGTGAAGAACAGGGATACCCTGATAAGTGCTATAGCTGCAACTCTTGCAGGTGTTATCACAATGCTTGCCCACTGGGCACAATGGGCTGCAATTTTCGGCGGCTTCGGCGGCAACAGAGATGATGACAACGGAGGAATCATAGGCCTCATCGCGATGGCAATTCTAGCGCCTCTCGCTGCAACTTTGATCCAGCTTGCGATCTCAAGATCAAGAGAATATGCAGCTGATGCAGAAGGAGCCAGCATATCCAGAAAACCCTGGGCTCTTGCCAATGCCCTTGAAAAACTCGAATACGGGAACTCTCACTATAAGCCGAGAGTCTCAGATGTCCAGGCAAAAGAAAGCAGCGCCCATATGTTTATTGTCAATCCATTAAAAGGAGGAGCAATTCAGTCTCTTTTCAGTACTCACCCTGTAACCGAAGAAAGGGTAAGGCGCCTTAGGGCAATGAGGTTCTGA
- the priL gene encoding DNA primase regulatory subunit PriL — translation MVQEGFLTSWLQELSRTEMDEEHIALYPFASEVSAYVESLRVSLESLLNSPAFRRSRVRGMERVMQSIEGEIETTLIKDESWLLSETLSYPFAQILVACVDDQLFTKRYALKEAEAASKWLEKESTDFLLEFGEDFGIQAEAEELQFSMHFADYIRFSSSIREPVWKLTNRQLRSGMVVVTKKDFVRLLQEAIKERIEKSFPIPKIPSEVSSFCAPYVAEIKDKFEVHKKKFGTTDFGVVEPDLFPPCISHALANVQGGVNLAHSMRFAMTSFLLSVGMSVDEILNLFNVSPDFDAEVTLYQIEHIAGATGNVYKPPACDTMRTYGNCIGKDRLCEKINHPLAYYEKKIYLKNKEKEMEKEKEEKEEKEKQEEKKEEEEKEKQEEIKKKKKKEKQEEKGKKIKEGKKRERKQEKETKRREGKEKQEEKKRI, via the coding sequence ATGGTTCAGGAAGGATTTCTTACCTCCTGGCTCCAAGAATTGAGTCGGACTGAAATGGACGAGGAACATATCGCTCTTTACCCATTTGCTTCAGAAGTATCTGCTTATGTAGAAAGCCTCAGAGTCTCGTTAGAGAGTTTGCTTAATTCTCCGGCCTTTCGGAGATCTCGAGTTCGCGGGATGGAAAGAGTAATGCAATCCATCGAAGGAGAGATTGAAACAACGCTCATAAAAGATGAAAGCTGGCTTCTTTCCGAAACTCTATCTTATCCTTTTGCTCAAATTCTGGTCGCTTGCGTAGATGACCAGTTATTCACCAAGCGATATGCACTTAAAGAAGCGGAAGCAGCTTCAAAATGGCTCGAAAAAGAAAGTACTGATTTTTTGCTTGAATTTGGGGAGGACTTTGGGATTCAAGCCGAAGCTGAAGAGTTACAGTTCAGTATGCATTTTGCAGATTATATACGTTTTTCTTCTTCGATAAGAGAACCAGTCTGGAAATTAACGAATCGGCAGCTTAGATCCGGAATGGTTGTGGTTACGAAAAAAGACTTTGTAAGACTTCTTCAAGAAGCAATCAAAGAAAGAATAGAAAAATCATTTCCCATCCCCAAAATCCCTTCTGAAGTATCAAGTTTCTGCGCGCCTTATGTTGCTGAAATAAAAGATAAATTTGAGGTCCACAAGAAAAAATTCGGAACAACGGACTTTGGTGTAGTGGAACCAGACCTCTTTCCTCCCTGTATATCCCATGCCCTTGCAAACGTACAGGGTGGAGTAAATCTTGCCCATTCTATGCGCTTTGCCATGACCTCCTTCCTGCTCAGTGTGGGAATGTCAGTGGATGAAATTCTTAACCTTTTCAATGTATCTCCTGATTTTGACGCGGAAGTAACCCTTTATCAGATAGAACATATCGCAGGCGCAACAGGAAACGTATACAAGCCTCCTGCATGTGATACTATGAGAACCTATGGGAACTGCATAGGTAAAGACCGATTGTGTGAAAAAATCAATCATCCTCTGGCGTATTACGAGAAAAAAATATATTTGAAAAATAAAGAAAAGGAAATGGAAAAAGAGAAGGAAGAGAAAGAAGAAAAGGAAAAACAAGAAGAAAAGAAAGAGGAAGAGGAAAAGGAAAAACAAGAAGAAATAAAGAAGAAAAAGAAAAAGGAAAAACAAGAAGAAAAAGGGAAGAAAATAAAAGAGGGAAAGAAAAGGGAAAGAAAACAGGAAAAAGAAACGAAAAGAAGAGAAGGAAAGGAAAAACAGGAAGAAAAGAAAAGAATATAA
- a CDS encoding thymidylate synthase, translating to MEDRFEIGRIVRAKTISDAWYRGLNIIRNHGQVITDERGSQIREFMDLMIIIEDPYTDRIPHETAWNEERLEEYAKQLISGENTQDFEYTYGQRLRNWHGKVDQIDYVIEKLQQNPTSRRAIAVTWIPPVDTKVNEVPCMMLDDFKIRDGKIHLTTLFRSHDFGGAYPANLYGLSKLLEYVADKVGTKPGTITTISISAHIYDHDWDMVENIVKGVN from the coding sequence ATGGAAGACAGATTTGAAATTGGCAGGATTGTCAGAGCAAAAACAATCTCTGATGCATGGTACCGTGGGCTTAACATTATCCGGAATCACGGGCAGGTTATTACGGATGAAAGAGGAAGCCAGATTAGGGAATTTATGGATTTGATGATAATAATTGAAGATCCCTACACAGACAGGATCCCACACGAAACTGCCTGGAATGAAGAAAGGCTTGAAGAGTATGCAAAGCAACTGATCTCTGGAGAAAACACACAGGATTTTGAGTATACATACGGGCAGCGCCTCCGGAACTGGCATGGAAAAGTAGATCAAATAGATTATGTGATAGAAAAGCTGCAGCAAAATCCCACTTCCAGACGAGCAATCGCAGTTACTTGGATTCCTCCTGTAGATACAAAAGTTAATGAAGTCCCCTGCATGATGCTCGACGACTTCAAAATAAGAGACGGAAAGATACACCTCACAACTCTCTTCAGAAGTCACGATTTTGGGGGAGCTTATCCTGCAAATTTGTATGGGCTCTCGAAACTCCTCGAGTACGTGGCTGATAAAGTGGGAACAAAACCCGGAACGATCACAACTATCAGTATCTCAGCACATATCTATGATCATGACTGGGATATGGTAGAAAATATCGTAAAAGGGGTGAACTGA
- a CDS encoding nitroreductase family protein has translation MAIPTARYSETATVRIDYEKCKTCGLCVKVCKGAPIYLENDKVRIDQTRYFGCIGCGHCVAVCPTGAIAVEGRDISQTSSIYLPAEESRAGYEELMALMLSRRSIREFEDREVEKEKIDRILAAASTAPMGIPPSDVEVLVINGKEKVREFSDDMLKLIKSQKWIFSKPVLLLMRPFMKKEEYEVIDKFVYPAIEIFEEYRKENTDYLLYGAPLAMYFHVSPYADPADPFITATYAMIAAEALNLGSCMIGTIGPMLKSGGKEVKEKYGINIRNQPGIVVIFGYPAVKYRRAIRRNLAKIHYY, from the coding sequence ATGGCCATCCCTACAGCCAGGTACTCTGAAACCGCAACTGTCAGGATCGATTATGAGAAGTGTAAGACTTGCGGCCTCTGTGTTAAAGTCTGCAAAGGAGCCCCTATCTACCTTGAAAACGACAAAGTAAGGATCGACCAAACCCGCTATTTTGGCTGCATCGGCTGCGGGCATTGTGTTGCAGTTTGTCCAACAGGAGCCATTGCGGTAGAAGGGAGAGACATATCCCAGACTTCGTCCATATATCTCCCAGCAGAAGAGTCCCGAGCCGGATACGAAGAACTTATGGCTCTCATGCTTTCCAGGCGCAGCATCCGGGAATTTGAAGACAGAGAAGTTGAAAAGGAAAAAATAGACCGAATCCTGGCAGCAGCAAGCACGGCACCCATGGGGATTCCACCTTCGGATGTTGAGGTCCTGGTTATAAACGGAAAAGAAAAAGTAAGGGAATTTTCCGATGACATGTTAAAGCTTATAAAAAGCCAGAAATGGATATTTTCGAAACCCGTACTTCTCCTGATGCGACCTTTCATGAAGAAGGAAGAATATGAAGTTATTGACAAATTCGTGTATCCGGCGATTGAAATCTTTGAAGAATATAGAAAAGAAAATACTGATTACCTGCTCTACGGAGCACCCCTTGCTATGTACTTCCATGTTTCTCCTTATGCTGATCCAGCAGATCCTTTTATCACAGCCACCTATGCAATGATTGCCGCCGAAGCCCTGAACCTTGGAAGCTGTATGATAGGAACCATTGGCCCAATGCTGAAAAGTGGGGGCAAAGAAGTGAAAGAAAAGTACGGAATCAATATCCGAAACCAACCGGGAATAGTGGTCATTTTCGGATACCCCGCAGTAAAGTACAGACGCGCTATCAGGAGAAATCTAGCAAAAATCCATTATTATTAA
- the gatC gene encoding Asp-tRNA(Asn)/Glu-tRNA(Gln) amidotransferase subunit GatC, giving the protein MITKEDVEHIGWLARIDISEQETVEHMEKLNSVLGYFGQLDELPTEDVAPTYHVAEIHNVFRDDVVEECLPQEVVLENTEHKQDGAFRVPKIG; this is encoded by the coding sequence ATGATCACAAAAGAAGATGTAGAACATATCGGCTGGCTTGCTCGCATTGATATTAGCGAACAGGAAACAGTCGAACACATGGAAAAACTTAATTCAGTTCTGGGGTATTTTGGACAGCTTGACGAGTTGCCTACTGAAGATGTAGCTCCCACTTATCACGTGGCTGAGATTCATAACGTGTTCAGGGATGATGTGGTGGAAGAATGTCTCCCGCAGGAAGTTGTTCTTGAAAACACCGAACACAAACAGGATGGAGCCTTCAGAGTTCCGAAGATAGGCTGA
- a CDS encoding DNA polymerase sliding clamp translates to MFKAAINAELLKDAVAALAVIVDEVRFKINPEGISVKAVDPANVAMGIFELGSSAFDEYNADECEIGVDLNKITDLLGIADKNDTVRMELEEENHKLLIDVGGLSYTLSLLDPSTIRAEPRVPQLELPAKVVLNGADLRRAVKAAEKISDHMLMGVSDDTFYMEAKGDTDQVRLEMGRDQLIDLKAGEACSLFSLDYLTDIVKPTNKVNEVTLSLGKDFPILIDFEIANGSGRISYLLAPRIESD, encoded by the coding sequence ATGTTTAAGGCAGCAATTAATGCAGAGCTTCTGAAAGACGCGGTTGCCGCACTAGCTGTAATTGTAGATGAGGTCAGATTCAAGATAAACCCTGAAGGTATTTCGGTAAAAGCCGTTGACCCTGCCAATGTTGCAATGGGAATTTTCGAACTTGGATCATCTGCTTTCGACGAATATAATGCTGATGAATGTGAAATTGGAGTCGACCTGAATAAGATTACGGACCTGCTGGGAATTGCGGATAAGAATGACACAGTCCGGATGGAACTTGAAGAAGAAAATCACAAACTCTTGATTGATGTCGGAGGGCTGTCTTATACACTTTCTCTTCTCGATCCTTCCACAATTCGGGCAGAACCAAGAGTTCCACAGCTCGAATTGCCTGCCAAAGTCGTCCTTAACGGTGCAGACCTCAGACGTGCTGTTAAAGCTGCCGAAAAAATAAGCGACCATATGCTTATGGGAGTTTCGGACGATACATTCTATATGGAAGCAAAAGGCGATACCGACCAGGTTCGTCTCGAGATGGGCAGGGACCAGCTAATCGATCTGAAGGCAGGCGAAGCATGTTCTCTTTTCTCTCTGGATTATCTGACCGATATAGTCAAACCCACAAACAAAGTCAATGAAGTTACTCTGTCCCTTGGAAAAGACTTCCCAATACTCATAGATTTCGAAATTGCGAATGGTTCAGGAAGGATTTCTTACCTCCTGGCTCCAAGAATTGAGTCGGACTGA
- a CDS encoding carbon-nitrogen hydrolase family protein translates to MKAACIQMNISLCSKKENLERALSLAEEAVSKEAEVLAFPEVFSTGFCYDHIVELAETASGPTIGALCDFSKENECILAGSMIEHREGSEFSSEMNIPPQFNLGFCIESGKLVGIHRKTQLYGLEKEYFALGEDIHPIRLKKYDLSMGLMVCNEIRYPEVSRKLALEGADLLVSASDMPDFYIYPWRIMSLSRAIENQLPHIACNRAGNDRFSTYPGRSFIADGWGRILAEAGKEECVLIGEIDLEKIKEIRKTGSIIEDRRPEIY, encoded by the coding sequence ATGAAAGCTGCCTGCATCCAGATGAATATCTCCCTTTGCTCAAAAAAGGAAAACCTTGAGCGTGCCCTCTCTCTGGCAGAAGAAGCGGTTTCGAAAGAAGCTGAAGTGCTTGCATTTCCGGAAGTCTTCTCAACTGGTTTTTGTTATGACCACATAGTTGAGTTAGCTGAAACTGCTTCCGGTCCTACCATTGGAGCCTTATGTGATTTTTCGAAGGAAAATGAGTGTATTCTTGCAGGTTCGATGATAGAACATAGAGAAGGCTCAGAATTCAGTAGTGAAATGAATATTCCTCCTCAGTTCAATCTGGGGTTCTGCATCGAGTCCGGAAAGCTAGTTGGCATCCATCGAAAAACTCAGCTTTACGGTCTTGAAAAAGAATATTTTGCACTTGGAGAAGATATACATCCTATTCGGCTGAAAAAGTATGACCTTTCCATGGGGCTTATGGTATGTAACGAAATCCGGTATCCGGAAGTTTCCCGGAAACTTGCTCTCGAAGGAGCAGATCTTCTGGTTTCGGCATCTGACATGCCTGATTTTTATATCTATCCCTGGCGTATTATGTCCCTTTCTCGAGCAATTGAAAACCAACTGCCACATATCGCCTGTAACAGAGCTGGAAACGATAGGTTCTCAACTTATCCGGGCAGATCTTTTATTGCCGATGGATGGGGCCGTATTCTGGCAGAAGCCGGAAAGGAAGAGTGTGTTCTAATCGGGGAAATTGATCTTGAAAAGATAAAAGAGATCAGGAAAACTGGTTCCATCATCGAAGATCGGAGGCCTGAGATTTATTAA
- a CDS encoding Coenzyme F420 hydrogenase/dehydrogenase, beta subunit C-terminal domain, which produces MPLDPICKKIISDNTEYFSDYGGKSYYFCSPECKQKFDALEKSVIRLKRNLSEKERISFGKLKKDIIKPGICTLCGACAASCEYITIEDGTPKLVGPCKACGVCYYQCPRTITTEEGLIGSFRFAYAARSAIPEIKGQDGGVVTSLLLYALDEGLIDSAVVTTRSKEEPWKPVPVVAKKREEILESSGSIYSHSMTLEALMSAIKQGMNSVAFVGTSCNIDAVTKMQKSSYGFLHLFMRAKVLKLGLFCMDTFSYEGIKAVLGSYGITLENVDAMKIRKGRFEVTLKDGKQQIFDLSEFDEYRSSSCRFCTDLTAENSDISFGGVGSPRGWTTVLTRSALGYEIFNEAVDNGYIESRHLTDDELERVLNLAKMKKVQMYDLNRRQKK; this is translated from the coding sequence ATGCCACTGGATCCTATTTGTAAAAAAATAATATCTGACAATACTGAGTATTTTTCGGATTATGGGGGAAAGAGCTACTATTTCTGCAGTCCTGAATGCAAACAGAAATTCGATGCTCTAGAAAAAAGTGTAATCCGGCTCAAACGGAATCTTAGTGAGAAAGAAAGAATTTCCTTTGGAAAGTTAAAAAAGGACATTATAAAACCAGGCATATGCACTCTTTGCGGAGCCTGCGCAGCAAGTTGCGAGTATATAACGATAGAAGATGGCACACCAAAACTGGTAGGCCCCTGTAAAGCCTGCGGAGTCTGCTACTACCAGTGTCCTAGAACCATCACCACAGAAGAGGGACTTATAGGGAGTTTCCGCTTCGCATATGCAGCAAGATCTGCTATTCCCGAAATAAAGGGACAGGATGGAGGAGTTGTGACATCTCTACTTTTGTATGCCCTTGATGAGGGGTTAATTGACTCTGCTGTAGTTACTACCCGCTCAAAAGAAGAGCCCTGGAAACCTGTACCAGTAGTTGCAAAGAAAAGGGAAGAGATCCTTGAGAGTAGCGGCAGCATCTATTCTCATTCAATGACGCTTGAAGCTCTTATGAGCGCAATTAAACAGGGAATGAACAGCGTTGCGTTCGTAGGGACAAGCTGTAATATTGATGCAGTCACTAAAATGCAGAAAAGTTCCTATGGATTTCTACATCTCTTCATGAGAGCAAAGGTTCTCAAACTCGGGCTTTTTTGTATGGATACCTTCTCCTATGAAGGAATTAAAGCAGTACTGGGAAGTTATGGAATTACGCTGGAAAATGTAGATGCCATGAAAATTCGGAAAGGGAGATTTGAGGTTACTCTGAAGGACGGAAAACAACAAATCTTCGACCTCAGCGAATTTGATGAATATAGGAGCTCTTCCTGTCGTTTCTGTACGGATCTTACTGCCGAAAACTCAGATATCTCTTTTGGCGGAGTTGGCAGCCCAAGAGGCTGGACTACAGTCCTTACCCGTTCAGCCCTGGGATACGAAATCTTCAATGAAGCCGTAGACAACGGTTACATTGAATCCCGACACCTCACAGACGACGAACTTGAAAGAGTACTCAACCTGGCAAAAATGAAAAAAGTCCAGATGTACGATCTTAATCGAAGGCAAAAAAAGTAA
- a CDS encoding restriction endonuclease, which yields MAVPDYQSLMLPLLKYAGDGEEHKIRNAIELLAEELRLSEEERRELLPSGQQAVFNNRIGWACTYLKKAGLLDSGRKGYFSITKRGLYVLKENPASIDVNFLKRYKEFNAFYNRDKSTLIDKSEIPEIERKKDLDPEEFLEIAYQELHNELVSEVLSIIKKCSASFFESLVVDILIKIGYGGSRADAGKAVGRSHDGGIDGIIKEDRLGLDVIYIQAKRWEGTVPRPEIQKFAGALIGKKAKKGVFITTSTFSREAIEYANFTGNIVLIDGETLARLMIEYDVGVSKVKSYDVKKIDTDYFDNGLK from the coding sequence ATGGCAGTTCCAGATTATCAATCCTTAATGCTTCCTTTGCTTAAATATGCAGGAGATGGAGAAGAGCATAAAATTCGCAATGCTATTGAGCTTCTTGCAGAAGAGTTAAGATTAAGCGAAGAAGAAAGAAGAGAACTTTTGCCAAGTGGCCAGCAAGCTGTATTTAATAACCGAATTGGATGGGCATGTACTTACCTGAAAAAAGCTGGCTTGCTTGATTCTGGAAGAAAAGGATATTTTTCCATTACCAAGAGAGGACTGTATGTCCTTAAAGAAAATCCTGCGTCTATTGATGTTAATTTTTTGAAACGATATAAAGAATTTAATGCTTTTTATAACAGGGACAAGTCTACTTTAATCGATAAATCAGAAATTCCAGAAATAGAAAGGAAAAAAGACCTAGATCCTGAAGAGTTCCTTGAAATCGCATATCAGGAGCTGCACAACGAACTCGTTTCAGAAGTTCTCTCTATCATAAAAAAATGTTCAGCCAGCTTCTTTGAATCACTCGTTGTTGATATTTTGATAAAAATAGGATATGGAGGCTCAAGAGCAGATGCAGGAAAAGCAGTTGGTAGAAGTCATGATGGTGGGATCGATGGAATCATAAAGGAAGATAGGCTTGGACTTGATGTAATTTATATTCAGGCAAAACGCTGGGAAGGTACCGTCCCAAGACCTGAAATCCAGAAATTTGCAGGCGCTCTGATAGGAAAGAAAGCAAAGAAAGGAGTCTTTATAACAACCTCTACTTTTTCAAGAGAAGCTATTGAATATGCCAATTTCACAGGGAACATTGTGTTGATTGATGGAGAAACGCTTGCAAGACTAATGATTGAGTATGATGTGGGAGTTTCAAAAGTAAAGTCTTACGATGTTAAAAAGATTGACACGGATTATTTTGACAACGGATTAAAGTAA